A stretch of DNA from Halobacterium sp. DL1:
CTGTTGTCCATCGTGTCAGAGACGTGACTCGCCGTCTGAAATCGAAGATGAGCCCCATCAGCGTGGAGAACGGTGCGAGCAGTTGAGTACCACACCAGCCAGCCGAGGAAACTACTGCCGGCTGAATACGCCGCCGCTGCGTCGTTTGACCAGCTGCGAATACAGGCGGCTACACAACGCCCAAGAAAAGCAGTACTGAAAGCGCAATCAGCTTGAAAAGCGAGCGACCAGCGGATCGACATCCACTCCGGAGCCCGGGGCACTGGAGTCACGTTGTCCGAACGCGTTGATACAGCGCAACAGAGAGTTCCACGACAGCTACGCCGGCGCCGATAGCTAACGCGACTTCTGGCCCTCGGAGGAGGTAACCGAGGGCGGCAGCACCCACCACACCGACGACAGAAAGGGCGATTCGAGTACGAAATCGAACGGAATCCGTGTTTGTTTGAGTCATGATTTATAATACGCAAGGAGAAAGATAAGAGTTCAGTTACAGTACCCTGCGACAATACAGACGTACCCTGAGCCAAGTCCACAGCCGACACGTGAAATCGCCTCGACGACCAACAGACAGCCCCCGGAACAGATCAGATAGCCCCCGATAGTAGTAATCAGAGGCAGACACCGCACTAGACAGGTACTTTGGCTGAGGCGACCCCCTCCGAGTTTGCACAGGATACCGACCAGCGTAGTACATTGGAAACAGGAGAGTATCGAGCTTTCGGATACCTGCGCCGTGGAGAGAGCCCCGGAGCCTGTCCCTACCGAGTTCAACGAACTGGAACTGTTCTGGTCCTGGTTCGGGCGACGAGCATTTCGGATGGGAAGTTTGGTCGTCTGGGATCCGACCATTGCTGGCTCTTCGCCGGCCTGATCTTGGCCGAACGTCATCAGCTTGGCCTGGAACTGCCCAGCGTCTGAAGCACCGTTGTCAACTCTTTCGATGGTTTTTGCTCCTGACTGTGTTGGGTGAGAAGCAACCCCGAATGCGGTTGCCGCTTGACGCTCGCCTTCTTGTACGACGGTGACGGCAAACAATGCACCGACGTTCGCTGGATCGGTCTGTCCAGTTGTGTCCCGAGGATCGACCGGACGGTTGCCAACGGGTTCAAAAGGAACGATCACTACCCGAGGATCTATATCGTTCAGATCAGGATCGGTTGTCTCAACATCGACGGAAACTATGCCAGAGGGCTGCATCTTCCCTTCGGATCGCATCGCAGCTTTGAGCTTGTTGATTTCCGGATTATTCAGCGCCATAGCGGTCGCTCGGGGAACCTCGTCACCCGCACGTACTTCGACATCAGTTGCTTCGAAGTCGGGGTCGTCAGATGCTCGGGATTTCGGCTCGGTCGATCCTTTACTCCCGGCAGCCATTCCGGACAGCCCACCGAACCCAGCAACACCAGCCAATGAGGCAACTGCCCCTATAGTACGATATGGAAACACGCACAGCACATCTCGACGTCACGGGGATGACTTGTGCCAACTGCTCGGGGACAGTTGGCGACGCCTTGGAGTCACTCGACGGCGTCATCGAAGCGAACGCCAATTTCGCCACGGACGAAGGCTCCGTCGAGTACGACCCTGACGAGGTATCGCTTGCAGAGATCTACGAGACGATCGAGGACGCCGGCTACGGTGCGGTGTCTGACACGGTGACCATCGGCATCTCCGATATGACCTGTGCCAACTGTGTGCAGACGAACGAGACCGCACTCGAGGACACGCCAGGTGTCATCGCGGCCGAGGCGAACTTCGCCACCGACGAAGCGCAGGTCAGGTACAACCCCGCGGACACGTCACTCGACGCGCTCTACGACGCTATCGAGGACGCTGGTTACTCGCCGGTCCGTGAAGACAGCGACAGCGGTGAATCGGGTGAAGATGCTCGAGACACTGCACGACAGGGTGAGATTCGAAAACAGCTCCGTCTGACACTATTCGGAGCCATACTGTCGGCCCCGATGCTGTTTTTCCTCGCAGAGAAGTTTCTGCTCGGCGGGGGAATTCTCCCGGAGACGGTCTTCGGCGTCGAATTCGGGTGGGTCGAATTCCTGTTGGCGACACCCGTTCAGGTCGTGCTCGGCTGGCCGTTCTACAAGAACTCGTACAACGCGCTGGTCAACAACAGGCGCGCCAACATGGACGTTCTCATCGCACTGGGTTCGTCCACTGCGTATTTCTACTCAGTCGCGGTACTTGCCGGATTGATCGCGGGGAGTTTGTACTTCGACACTGCCGCGCTGATCCTCGTGTTCATCACGCTCGGCAACTATCTCGAAGCCCGCTCGAAAGGGCAGGCAGGTGACGCCCTTCGGAAACTCCTCGAAATGGAGGCCGAGACGGCCACCCTCGTCGACGAGGACGGTATCGAAGTGGAAGTGCCACTGGAGGATGTCACCGTGGGCGACCGCATGAAGGTCCGTCCCGGCGAACAGATCCCGACCGACGGCGTCGTCATCGACGGGCAGAGCGCTGTTGACGAGTCGATGGTCACCGGCGAGTCCGTCCCCGTCGAGAAAGGTGAGGGCGACGAGGTCGTCGGGTCCACCATTAACGAGAACGGTGTCCTCGTCGTTGAGGCGACGAAGGTCGGTGCGGACACGGCGCTCCAGCAGATCGTCCAGACAGTCAAGGAAGCCCAGTCCCGCCAGCCAGACATCCAGAATCTCGCCGACCGCATCTCGGCGTACTTCGTCCCAGCGGTCATCGCGAACGCGGTCCTCTGGGGCGTCGTCTGGTACCTCCTCCCCGCGACTCTTGCGGACTTCGTCGAGGTAATCCCGCTGTGGGGACTCGTCGCAGGTGGCCCCGTCGCCGCAGGAGGGGTCTCAGTCTTCGAGTTCGCGCTCATCGTCTTCGCGTCGTCCGTGTTGATCGCCTGTCCCTGTGCGCTGGGGTTAGCGACGCCTGCGGCAACGATGGTTGGGACGACGATCGGTGCCCAGAACGGCGTTCTGTTCAAGGGTGGTGACATCCTCGAACGCGCGAAAGACGTCGACACGGTCGTCTTCGACAAGACGGGCACGCTGACGAAAGGCGAGATGGAACTGACAGACGTCGTCGTCTTCGACGGTGACGGTCAGCCGATCACAGACGGCGGCCAACTAACCGGACGTG
This window harbors:
- a CDS encoding molybdenum-binding protein, with amino-acid sequence METRTAHLDVTGMTCANCSGTVGDALESLDGVIEANANFATDEGSVEYDPDEVSLAEIYETIEDAGYGAVSDTVTIGISDMTCANCVQTNETALEDTPGVIAAEANFATDEAQVRYNPADTSLDALYDAIEDAGYSPVREDSDSGESGEDARDTARQGEIRKQLRLTLFGAILSAPMLFFLAEKFLLGGGILPETVFGVEFGWVEFLLATPVQVVLGWPFYKNSYNALVNNRRANMDVLIALGSSTAYFYSVAVLAGLIAGSLYFDTAALILVFITLGNYLEARSKGQAGDALRKLLEMEAETATLVDEDGIEVEVPLEDVTVGDRMKVRPGEQIPTDGVVIDGQSAVDESMVTGESVPVEKGEGDEVVGSTINENGVLVVEATKVGADTALQQIVQTVKEAQSRQPDIQNLADRISAYFVPAVIANAVLWGVVWYLLPATLADFVEVIPLWGLVAGGPVAAGGVSVFEFALIVFASSVLIACPCALGLATPAATMVGTTIGAQNGVLFKGGDILERAKDVDTVVFDKTGTLTKGEMELTDVVVFDGDGQPITDGGQLTGRDRLSENDVLRLAATAESGSEHPLARAIVDGARDRGIDVSDPDDFENVPGHGIRATVGDSEVLVGNRKFLRDNGIDPSPAQETMERLENEGKTAMLVARVPAGTDEGELVGVVADADTVKESAKDAVSQLQERGVDVMMITGDNERTARAVAEQVGIDPENVHAEVLPEDKSDAVEAIQDEGRKAMMVGDGVNDAPALAVAYVGTAIGSGTDVAIEAADVTLMRDDPLDVVKAIRISDATLQKIKQNLVWALGYNTAMIPLASLGLLQPVLAAGAMAFSSVSVLSNSLLFRRYTPDHDYELLGRLR